A single genomic interval of Schistocerca americana isolate TAMUIC-IGC-003095 chromosome 2, iqSchAmer2.1, whole genome shotgun sequence harbors:
- the LOC124595849 gene encoding mitochondrial nicotinamide adenine dinucleotide transporter SLC25A51, with product MTCSSNTENTMQQNESPTRTNQHGITDSSLHGSPLHRLQIIRQKIPVFRDVKEYVCGWGAAFINITVTYPIYKIIFRQMLHGVGIKSAFQQLSNEGIYFLYRGILPPLCQKTLSLSLMFGLYEECRRPLEDARFSAITSKSIAAMIAGSVEAIFMPFERIQTLLQDRHYHNKFKNTSDALRHILIHHGFSECYRGLIPILLRNGPSNVMFFLLRDEAKEAFPKSVSWYRQMCQDFVSGAVIGAFTSTVFYPLNVIKVQMQCRIGGEYQSVWVVLSQIHSDRGLKSIYSGVHLNYTRAFMSWGVINVAYSFLKKIMDEWDVVTY from the exons ATGACATGTTCTTCGAACACTGAAAATACAATGCAACAAAATGAATCACCTACAAGAACTAACCAGCATGGTATTACGGACAGCAGTTTACACGGATCTCCGCTTCATCGTTTACAGATTATTCGTCAGAAGATTCCAGTATTCAGAGATGTTAAGGAATATGTGTGTGGATGGGGGGCCGCTTTTATTAACATTACAGTGACATATcctatttataaaataatatttaggcaG ATGCTTCATGGAGTTGGAATAAAAAGTGCATTCCAACAACTTTCAAATGAAGGAATATATTTCTTGTATCGCGGAATTCTGCCTCCATTGTGTCAGAAAACACTATCACTGTCGCTTATGTTTGGTTTGTATGAAGAATGCCGAAGGCCATTAGAAGATGCAAGGTTTTCCGCAATCACATCAAAAAGTATTGCTGCTATGATTGCTGGGTCAGTTGAAGCTATCTTTATGCCATTTGAAAGAATACAAACATTACTCCAGGATCGTCATTATCACAACAAATTCAAGAACACAAGTGATGCTCTGAGGCACATACTGATACATCATGGATTTAGTGAATGTTACAGGGGTCTAATACCAATTCTGCTACGGAATGGCCCATCCAATGTGATGTTTTTTTTATTGCGTGATGAAGCAAAAGAAGCCTTTCCAAAATCAGTTTCTTGGTACAGGCAGATGTGTCAGGATTTTGTGAGTGGTGCTGTCATAGGTGCATTCACAAGTACTGTGTTTTATCCTTTGAATGTTATAAAAGTTCAAATGCAGTGTCGAATAGGTGGAGAATATCAGAGTGTTTGGGTTGTTTTGTCACAGATTCATAGCGATCGTGGTTTAAAATCAATTTATAGTGGCGTACATCTGAACTACACAAGAGCATTTATGAGTTGGGGTGTCATTAACGTAGCCTACAGTTTCCTGAAGAAGATAATGGATGAATGGGATGTAGTTACGTACTGA